ACCATGGATTGAAGGAGCAGGTCGTATCTCACGCGGGTTGGAGTATACGCGCCTGAAGCCATGCCCAAGCCCCCCTTCGGTCCCCGTCCTGATCGCCGCCCCGGTCCCGCCCCCGCCGGGCGCAAACGCCCCTCGCACCGCCCCGAGCAGGTCGCCCCGGATCGCACCACGCCGGACATCGGGCCGGATGGGCTGCCCCAGGTGTCGCTCGTGCGCCGGGGCGTCGAGCGCTGGCAGGCGGGCCATCCGTGGATCTACCGCGCCGACCTCAACGGCGACCCCGCCCTGGAGGGCGGCGAGGTGGTGCGCGTGGTGGACGGGCGGGGCTGGTTCCTCGGCAAGGCCTTCTATTCCAAGCAGTCGAAGATCTCCCTGCGCTGGCTGTCCTACGAGGACGTGCCGGTGGACACGGACTTCTTCCGCCAGCGCCTGGCCCTCGCGGACGCGATGCGCCAGCGCGCCCTGCCCGGCGAGACCACGTACCGCGTGGTGCACGGCGAGGCGGACCTGTTGCCCGGGCTCGTGGTGGACCGCTACGGCGACTGCCTGAGCGTGCAGTTCCTCACCCCCGGCACCGAGCAGCGCAAGGCCCTGTTCGTGGAGCTGCTCACCGAGCTGTTCAAGCCCCGCGCCATCGTCAACCGCTCGGACGTGGGCGTGCGCGCGCTGGAGGGGCTGCCCCAGGAGAAGGGCGTGCTCACGGGCTCGCTGCCCGGGCCCGTGGCCTATGACGAGGGGCTGGTGCGCGTGCGCGCGGACCTGTTGGAGGGACAGAAGACGGGCTCGTTCCTGGACCAGCGGGAGAACCACGTCATGGCGTCACAGTACGCCTTCGGCGAGGCGCTGGATTGCTTCTCCTACGTGGGCGGCTTCGCGCTGCAACTGGCCACCCGGGCCAAGCATGTCACGGCGGTGGAGATCTCGGACGTGGCGGCGGCCCAGCTGCGCGCGAACGCGGCGGCCAACAAGCTCTCCAACGTGGACGTGGTGGTGGCCAACGCCTTCGACTACCTGCGCGACACGCTGGACGAGGGCAAGCGCTTCGACACCATCGTGTTGGACCCGCCCTCGTTCGCCAAGAACAAGGACGCCATCGCCGGAGCGCTGCGCGGCTACAAGGAGATCAACCTGCGCGCCATCCAGCTCTTGCGGCCGGGCGGCTACCTCATCTCCGCGAGCTGCACGTACCACATCGACGAGCAGGGCTTCGAGGACATGCTGGCCTCGGCGGCGGCGGACGCGAAGCGGCGGGTGCAGATCGTCGAGAAGCGGGGCGCGGGCAAGGATCACCCCGTGTTGTTGAACCTGCGCGAGACGCGCTACCTCAAGTGCTTCGTGCTGCGGGTGCTCTGAGGACTCCATGCGCGGCCGGGACTGGGACGACGAGGGCGGCGAGGAGGGCGACGAGCGGCCCTCGTCCGGGGGCACCCACGAGGAGGAGCGGGCGCTCAAGGAGCTGCGCACCGTCTACCGGCAGGCGGACGCGGCCTACGCCCCCTTCTCCTGCCCGGCCAGTGGCGAGTGCTGCCAGCTCGCCAAGACGCGGCGCCAGCCCTGGCTGTGGTGGCCCGAGTGGCTCTTGCTCGCGCGCCGCCACCCGCTGCCCCCGCCCCGGAAGGACGGAGGCTGTCCCTACCTGGACGCCGAGGGCCGACGCTGCACCGTGTACGCGGACCGGCCCTTCGGCTGCCGCACCTTCTTCTGCGAGCGCATCCGGGGCCCGGCCCGCCAGCCCGCGGACACGGTGACCACCCTGCTGGTGCGCCTGGAGCGCATCTCCCAGCGCCTGATGCCCACGTTGACGGGCCCCCGGGAGCTGCTCGACTGGCACGCGGAGGCCCTCTCCGGAAACGGGCCCGAGGAGGAGGAGCCATGAGCCGTTGGCTCGTCGCTCCGCAGGAGTTCAAGGGCACCCTCACGGCCACCGAGGCCGCCACCGCCCTCGCCGAGGGGCTGCGCCAGGGCGCGCCCGGGGTGGAGCTGGACGTGGCGCCACTCGCGGATGGAGGGCCCGGCACGGTGGACGCGCTCCTCACCGGCGTGGGCGGAGAGCGCGTGGTCCGCACCGTCACCGGCCCCCTCGGCCAGCCCGTACGAGCCACCTATGGCGTGTTGGACGGGGGACGCACCGCCGTCATCGAGATGGCCGCCGCCTCGGGCCTGTCGCTGCTCGCCGCCGGGGAGCGGGACGCGCGGCGCGCCTCCACCACCGGAACGGGCGAGTTGATGCGCGACGCGCTGGAGCGGGGCTGCCAGCGGCTCATCCTCGGCCTCGGGGGAAGCGCCACCACCGATGGAGGCAGCGGGGCACTCACGGCGCTCGGCTGGCGCTTCCTCGACGCGAGCGGCACTCCCCTCCCCCTGGGAGGCGCGGCGCTCCAACGGCTCGCCCGCGTGGACGCGAGCGGCGCCCATCCCCGGCTCGCCGAGGTGGAGTTGCTCGTGGCCACGGACGTCACCTCGCCGCTGTTGGGAGCGGATGGAGCCGCGCGCCTCTTCGGCCCCCAGAAGGGCGCGGACGCAGCGGCCGTGGAGGAGCTGGAAGCGGCCCTGGCCCACTTCGCCGAGGTCCTCTCGCCCGGCCTCGCCCAGACATCGGGAGGCGGCGCGGCGGGAGGGTTCGGCTATGGCCTGGTGGCGCTGGCTCGGGGGAGGATCGTCTCCGGGTACACGCTGGTGGCGCGGACGCTGCGGTTGTCCGAGCGACTCGCCGCCGCACAGGCCGTGCTCACCGGGGAAGGCCGCTTCGACCGGCAGACCGCGCTCGGCAAGGGCCCGGGAGCCCTGGCGAAGGAGGCCCGGGCGCTCGGCCGGCGCACGGTGATGTTCGCGGGCCAGGTCACTCCGGACGCGAGCGCGGAGGGCTCTCCGTTCGACGAGGTCATCGA
The nucleotide sequence above comes from Cystobacter fuscus DSM 2262. Encoded proteins:
- a CDS encoding class I SAM-dependent rRNA methyltransferase; translation: MPKPPFGPRPDRRPGPAPAGRKRPSHRPEQVAPDRTTPDIGPDGLPQVSLVRRGVERWQAGHPWIYRADLNGDPALEGGEVVRVVDGRGWFLGKAFYSKQSKISLRWLSYEDVPVDTDFFRQRLALADAMRQRALPGETTYRVVHGEADLLPGLVVDRYGDCLSVQFLTPGTEQRKALFVELLTELFKPRAIVNRSDVGVRALEGLPQEKGVLTGSLPGPVAYDEGLVRVRADLLEGQKTGSFLDQRENHVMASQYAFGEALDCFSYVGGFALQLATRAKHVTAVEISDVAAAQLRANAAANKLSNVDVVVANAFDYLRDTLDEGKRFDTIVLDPPSFAKNKDAIAGALRGYKEINLRAIQLLRPGGYLISASCTYHIDEQGFEDMLASAAADAKRRVQIVEKRGAGKDHPVLLNLRETRYLKCFVLRVL
- a CDS encoding YkgJ family cysteine cluster protein, whose amino-acid sequence is MRGRDWDDEGGEEGDERPSSGGTHEEERALKELRTVYRQADAAYAPFSCPASGECCQLAKTRRQPWLWWPEWLLLARRHPLPPPRKDGGCPYLDAEGRRCTVYADRPFGCRTFFCERIRGPARQPADTVTTLLVRLERISQRLMPTLTGPRELLDWHAEALSGNGPEEEEP
- a CDS encoding glycerate kinase, coding for MSRWLVAPQEFKGTLTATEAATALAEGLRQGAPGVELDVAPLADGGPGTVDALLTGVGGERVVRTVTGPLGQPVRATYGVLDGGRTAVIEMAAASGLSLLAAGERDARRASTTGTGELMRDALERGCQRLILGLGGSATTDGGSGALTALGWRFLDASGTPLPLGGAALQRLARVDASGAHPRLAEVELLVATDVTSPLLGADGAARLFGPQKGADAAAVEELEAALAHFAEVLSPGLAQTSGGGAAGGFGYGLVALARGRIVSGYTLVARTLRLSERLAAAQAVLTGEGRFDRQTALGKGPGALAKEARALGRRTVMFAGQVTPDASAEGSPFDEVIDLSARKDSETSAAESLRQAGARWAAHHARTP